A region from the Mucilaginibacter sp. CSA2-8R genome encodes:
- the katG gene encoding catalase/peroxidase HPI — translation MDPNSNDISQCPFLNGTMKHNVAGGGTRNNDWWPDQLKLNILRQNSSLSDPLDKDFNYAEEFKTLDLAAVKADLHALMTDSQDWWPADFGHYGGLFVRMAWHSAGTYRVTDGRGGAGAGLQRFAPLNSWPDNVSLDKARRLLWPIKQKYGRKLSWADLIILTGNVALESMGFKTFGFAGGRADAWEADESVYWGSERTWLGGDVRYGDGSEGVVENHGVLVSDDNADGKIHSRNLEKPLAAVQMGLIYVNPEGPDGNPDPLMSARDIRDTFGRMAMNDEETVALIAGGHSFGKTHGAATADHVGKEPEAADMELQGFGWHNSFGSGKGADTITSGLEVTWTTTPTQWSNNYFENLFGFEWELTKSPGGAHQWVAKDADAIIPDAYDSSKKHRPTMLTSDLALRVDPAYEKISRRFLEDFDAFADAFARAWFKLTHRDMGPRVLYLGPDVPQEELLWQDIIPAVDHALVDDSDVADLKSKILASSLSVPELVSAAWASASTFRGTDKRGGANGARIRLAPLRYWNVNNPVQLQKVLGVLEGIQNDFNGAQTGGKKVSLADLIVLAGNAGIEKAAQDAGQTVNVPFRAGRMDASQEQTDVESFSYLEPMADGFRSYRKSGVRVSTEELLVDKAHLLTLTAPELTVLMGGLKAININFDGAKHGVFTDRPGQLTNDFFVNLLDMGTVWRATSPDRELYEGSDRKTGQVKWTATRADLVFGSHAELRAIAEVYGSADGQQKFLKDFVAAWDKVMNLDRFE, via the coding sequence ATGGATCCGAACTCAAATGACATCAGCCAATGCCCGTTTCTTAATGGCACCATGAAGCATAACGTGGCCGGTGGCGGTACACGTAACAACGATTGGTGGCCCGATCAGCTTAAACTAAATATTCTACGTCAAAATTCTTCTTTGTCTGATCCTTTGGACAAAGACTTTAATTATGCCGAAGAATTCAAAACGCTTGACCTGGCTGCTGTGAAAGCAGATTTGCATGCGCTGATGACTGATTCGCAAGATTGGTGGCCGGCCGATTTTGGGCATTATGGCGGTTTGTTTGTGCGCATGGCCTGGCACAGTGCCGGTACTTACCGGGTAACTGATGGTCGTGGTGGTGCTGGTGCTGGTTTACAGCGTTTTGCGCCGTTAAACAGCTGGCCTGATAACGTTAGCTTAGATAAAGCCCGCAGGTTATTGTGGCCTATCAAACAAAAATACGGTCGTAAACTATCATGGGCCGATTTAATTATATTAACCGGTAATGTGGCACTCGAGTCGATGGGTTTTAAAACCTTTGGCTTTGCCGGTGGCCGTGCAGATGCCTGGGAAGCTGATGAGTCAGTTTACTGGGGCTCAGAAAGAACCTGGCTAGGTGGTGATGTACGTTATGGTGATGGTTCTGAAGGGGTGGTTGAAAACCATGGCGTGCTGGTATCTGACGACAATGCCGATGGCAAAATTCATTCACGCAACCTGGAAAAACCTTTAGCTGCTGTGCAAATGGGTTTAATTTATGTAAACCCCGAAGGTCCGGATGGTAACCCCGACCCGCTGATGTCTGCCAGAGATATCAGAGATACCTTTGGCCGTATGGCGATGAATGATGAAGAAACTGTGGCATTGATTGCAGGCGGACACAGCTTTGGTAAAACACACGGTGCTGCGACGGCAGACCACGTAGGTAAAGAGCCTGAAGCTGCCGATATGGAATTACAAGGCTTTGGCTGGCATAACAGCTTTGGTTCTGGCAAAGGTGCCGATACAATTACCAGCGGTTTAGAAGTAACCTGGACTACCACCCCTACACAATGGAGCAATAACTATTTCGAAAACCTTTTTGGTTTTGAATGGGAATTGACTAAAAGCCCGGGCGGTGCGCACCAGTGGGTAGCTAAAGATGCGGATGCGATTATACCGGATGCTTACGATAGCTCGAAAAAACACCGTCCAACCATGTTAACTTCTGACTTGGCTTTACGTGTTGATCCTGCTTACGAAAAAATATCGCGTCGCTTTTTAGAAGATTTTGATGCCTTTGCCGATGCTTTTGCCCGTGCTTGGTTCAAATTGACTCACCGTGATATGGGCCCGCGTGTACTTTACTTGGGGCCCGACGTTCCGCAAGAAGAATTATTGTGGCAAGACATTATCCCGGCTGTTGATCATGCACTGGTAGATGATAGCGATGTGGCTGATTTAAAATCAAAAATCTTAGCATCAAGTTTAAGCGTACCCGAATTGGTATCTGCTGCTTGGGCTTCTGCGTCAACTTTCCGCGGAACTGATAAACGTGGTGGTGCCAATGGTGCCCGTATTCGCCTGGCGCCGTTGCGTTACTGGAACGTAAACAACCCGGTACAGTTGCAAAAAGTGTTAGGTGTGCTCGAAGGCATCCAGAATGATTTTAACGGTGCACAAACGGGTGGCAAAAAAGTATCACTGGCCGATTTAATTGTACTAGCAGGCAATGCCGGTATTGAAAAGGCTGCGCAAGATGCCGGACAAACTGTTAATGTGCCTTTCCGTGCAGGTAGAATGGATGCATCGCAAGAACAAACTGATGTAGAATCGTTCAGCTACCTGGAGCCTATGGCTGATGGGTTCCGGAGTTACCGTAAATCAGGCGTTCGCGTGTCAACAGAAGAGTTACTGGTTGATAAAGCACATTTGCTTACTTTAACTGCCCCTGAACTTACAGTATTAATGGGTGGCTTAAAAGCAATCAACATCAATTTTGACGGCGCTAAGCATGGTGTATTTACTGATCGCCCAGGCCAGTTAACCAACGATTTCTTCGTGAACTTACTGGACATGGGTACCGTTTGGAGAGCAACATCACCTGACCGTGAATTGTATGAGGGTAGCGACCGTAAAACCGGCCAAGTAAAATGGACTGCAACCCGCGCCGACCTGGTGTTTGGTTCGCATGCTGAATTAAGAGCTATTGCCGAAGTTTACGGCAGTGCCGACGGACAGCAAAAGTTTCTGAAAGACTTTGTAGCTGCCTGGGATAAAGTGATGAACCTGGACAGATTTGAATAA
- a CDS encoding response regulator, with product MSNHILILEDNQDILQLMTEVLEQEGYKVTGLTYCENIIKTVNEHQPDLVMLDFLLHGINGGELCHEIKSNAATHHLPVIIISGYPRVLQSLGNYGSDAFVAKPFSIDELMSAVHKCLPLALAAL from the coding sequence ATGTCAAATCATATTTTAATATTAGAGGATAACCAGGACATTCTTCAGTTAATGACGGAAGTACTGGAGCAAGAAGGGTATAAGGTTACAGGTTTAACCTATTGTGAGAATATTATTAAAACGGTTAACGAACACCAGCCGGATTTGGTAATGCTTGATTTTCTGCTACACGGCATAAACGGCGGCGAGCTTTGCCACGAAATAAAAAGCAATGCCGCCACACACCATTTACCGGTTATTATTATTTCGGGCTACCCACGTGTATTGCAATCACTGGGTAACTACGGTTCTGACGCTTTTGTAGCTAAACCGTTTTCGATCGATGAGCTTATGTCTGCCGTGCACAAGTGCCTGCCATTAGCATTAGCTGCACTTTAA
- a CDS encoding phosphatidylinositol-specific phospholipase C1-like protein, whose amino-acid sequence MKFVLAAFFLVIPMALKANDDDDIRINKIQVIGSHNSYKQAIDPALFAVFKKQDPQSAAKLDYEHISIIDQLNMGLLNIELDVYADEKGGRYAHPKGLDWAKNQPPYDTAGVMKQPGFKMLHVPELDFRSHYLTFKQCLAALKQWSVTHPNHHPIFITLEAKDGKPKNPAFTEPEPFTRQTFDELDRNILDGLGASQLITPDAVRGKYNTLENAVLHNNWPTLNAAKGKFMFILDDSGAKRDMYIAGHPSLKGRVLFANALPGTPEAAAMIRNNPKDPQIPQLVKEGYIIRTRADADTEQARTNDQSGLEAACQSGAQIITTDYYLKSTHFKSDYVVSFEGADKYFRVNPLFKFMK is encoded by the coding sequence ATGAAATTTGTATTAGCCGCATTTTTTTTAGTAATACCGATGGCCCTGAAAGCTAACGATGACGATGATATCAGGATTAACAAAATTCAAGTTATCGGTTCACATAACAGCTACAAACAGGCCATTGATCCGGCCTTGTTTGCCGTTTTCAAAAAGCAAGATCCGCAATCAGCTGCCAAGCTGGATTATGAGCATATTAGCATCATTGATCAGTTAAATATGGGCCTGCTTAATATTGAACTGGATGTTTATGCCGACGAGAAAGGCGGCCGGTATGCTCATCCTAAAGGGTTGGATTGGGCCAAAAATCAGCCACCTTATGATACAGCAGGTGTTATGAAGCAACCTGGCTTTAAAATGCTGCATGTACCTGAGCTTGATTTTCGCAGCCATTATCTCACCTTTAAACAGTGCTTAGCAGCATTAAAGCAATGGTCAGTAACTCACCCTAATCATCACCCTATATTTATTACGCTTGAGGCTAAAGATGGTAAACCTAAAAACCCGGCATTTACCGAGCCAGAGCCGTTTACCCGCCAAACCTTCGATGAATTAGACCGCAACATTTTAGACGGCTTGGGTGCCAGCCAGTTAATTACCCCCGATGCAGTAAGAGGCAAATACAACACGCTCGAAAATGCGGTGTTGCACAACAACTGGCCTACTTTAAACGCGGCCAAAGGCAAATTTATGTTCATCCTGGATGATAGTGGTGCAAAGCGCGATATGTATATAGCCGGGCATCCATCACTTAAAGGCCGTGTACTGTTTGCCAATGCCTTGCCAGGCACGCCCGAAGCAGCTGCGATGATCCGTAACAACCCCAAAGACCCGCAGATTCCGCAATTGGTAAAAGAAGGCTATATCATTCGTACCCGTGCTGACGCTGATACCGAGCAGGCCAGGACTAACGACCAGTCGGGTCTGGAAGCTGCCTGTCAGTCAGGCGCACAGATTATAACTACTGATTATTATCTCAAGAGCACGCATTTCAAGTCAGATTATGTGGTGAGCTTTGAGGGTGCTGATAAGTATTTTAGGGTTAATCCGCTTTTTAAATTTATGAAATAG
- a CDS encoding response regulator: MAEKIHILYVDDEENNLISFKATFRTKFETSIAISGDEALKILAEKPIQVIITDQRMPGMTGVQFLEKVIEMYPDCMRILLTGYADMTAVIDAVNKGKIFHYLTKPWNEEELDSTIKNAYAKYLENEELKKMNKELNTSNDQLEFLLRQRLLS, encoded by the coding sequence ATGGCCGAAAAGATTCATATCTTGTACGTAGATGATGAGGAAAACAACCTGATTTCGTTCAAAGCTACATTCAGGACCAAGTTTGAAACCTCAATAGCCATAAGTGGCGATGAAGCTTTAAAGATTTTAGCAGAAAAGCCAATCCAGGTTATTATTACCGACCAGCGCATGCCGGGAATGACCGGAGTACAGTTTTTAGAAAAAGTGATTGAAATGTATCCTGATTGTATGCGTATACTTTTAACAGGCTACGCAGATATGACGGCAGTGATTGATGCTGTAAACAAAGGCAAAATATTTCACTACCTCACTAAACCCTGGAATGAAGAGGAACTTGACAGCACCATCAAAAACGCTTACGCCAAATACCTGGAAAATGAAGAACTAAAAAAAATGAATAAAGAACTTAACACTTCTAATGACCAGTTAGAATTTTTGCTGAGGCAACGGTTGCTTTCCTGA
- a CDS encoding response regulator produces the protein MNLAFIIIDDSELDCFIAKKIIQQNDKSIMVATYTDAIAALRQINDNTDMHSDLLTIILLDLRLPIMSGFEFVEEFERLPLSIRNRYVIYVLSSSMNRNDKSRVDSNENIVKMMDKPLTKAAFETIVTEVVAGKR, from the coding sequence ATGAATTTGGCTTTTATTATAATTGACGATAGCGAGTTGGATTGCTTTATAGCAAAAAAGATTATCCAGCAAAATGATAAGAGCATAATGGTGGCTACTTACACGGATGCTATTGCCGCATTAAGGCAAATTAATGACAATACAGACATGCATTCTGATTTGCTAACCATTATACTGCTCGATCTTCGTTTGCCCATTATGAGCGGATTTGAATTTGTGGAGGAGTTTGAAAGATTACCTTTGTCCATCCGCAATAGATATGTTATCTATGTATTGTCTTCATCAATGAACCGGAATGACAAAAGCCGTGTTGACAGTAACGAGAATATCGTTAAAATGATGGACAAGCCGCTAACTAAAGCAGCTTTTGAGACTATTGTGACAGAAGTAGTTGCAGGAAAAAGATAG
- a CDS encoding hybrid sensor histidine kinase/response regulator produces MATNTEKIKILYVDDEQDNLFGFKATLRFHYQVFTAIDVTQAIAHLDANPDIRIVFSDQRMPEQTGIDFFEAIRISHPMPVRILITAYTDVESVIDAINKGNIFRYIKKPWEESDLFSAVEEANKFYVTNSLLTVKHDELQKAYNELNKFAYSITHDIRGPISGLMGAIDVARDISDINEVKEMLFLMEKSLKKLDMYVINMNDYYSLQRGELVIAEIDFNEIFEECVSLFDVIAKVNRVTFNVNVKQNEIFRSDKVLIKMIIHNLLSNAFKYQDESKTEKVVEANVEITNGSATITVKDSGIGILGNHIGEIFNLFYRATSQNVGSGFGLYNVKTALLKLNGHIEVASVMNQGTTFKVILPSI; encoded by the coding sequence TTGGCTACTAACACCGAAAAAATCAAGATCTTGTACGTTGATGACGAGCAAGATAACCTGTTTGGATTTAAAGCAACGCTACGTTTTCATTACCAGGTTTTTACAGCTATTGATGTAACGCAGGCTATAGCGCACTTAGATGCCAACCCGGACATTCGCATTGTTTTCAGCGATCAGCGTATGCCGGAGCAAACCGGTATTGATTTTTTTGAGGCTATCCGTATAAGCCACCCAATGCCGGTTCGTATTTTAATTACCGCTTACACGGATGTAGAGTCGGTAATTGATGCGATTAATAAAGGCAATATCTTCAGGTATATTAAGAAGCCCTGGGAGGAGTCTGACCTTTTTTCGGCTGTTGAAGAAGCCAATAAGTTTTATGTAACCAACTCTTTGCTTACTGTAAAGCATGATGAATTGCAAAAAGCTTACAATGAGCTTAATAAATTTGCGTACAGCATTACCCACGACATCAGAGGTCCAATTTCCGGTTTAATGGGTGCTATTGATGTAGCCAGAGATATTTCGGACATTAATGAGGTAAAGGAAATGTTGTTCCTGATGGAAAAATCGTTGAAGAAGTTGGATATGTATGTCATCAACATGAACGATTATTACTCATTACAACGTGGAGAACTGGTAATAGCAGAGATAGATTTTAACGAGATATTTGAAGAATGCGTATCGTTGTTTGATGTTATTGCGAAAGTGAATCGTGTTACTTTCAACGTTAACGTTAAGCAAAATGAAATATTCAGGAGCGATAAAGTGCTGATAAAAATGATTATTCATAATCTGTTATCTAATGCATTTAAATATCAGGATGAATCAAAAACGGAGAAAGTTGTAGAGGCCAATGTTGAAATTACCAATGGTTCGGCTACCATCACCGTTAAAGATTCGGGCATCGGCATATTAGGCAATCATATAGGGGAGATATTTAATCTGTTTTACCGTGCCACTTCTCAAAACGTTGGTTCGGGTTTTGGTTTGTATAACGTTAAAACGGCATTACTTAAACTGAACGGTCATATCGAAGTAGCTTCGGTAATGAACCAAGGCACTACATTTAAGGTCATACTTCCCTCTATTTAA